AATTTGTCACAAGCAGTGTCAAACATGTCTTATGAAATTGTTGAATTATGTCTTAAAGCTTATTAAAccaaatatttttatatatttgagTGCATATAAAAGGCATAATAAAAGTATAAGATATGGGTGGTAGTTATTCAATGACATGATAAAAAAAGGAATAAGATAATCTACTACATGGCAAGCGCAATAGATGTATATGGTGCCCCCTTATTTAGAGACCATGTAAACGTTAGATCATCCCTCTGGAATATAGAAATTGGAGGCTGAACCAACCAAACAATGTCAAACAATTCCGGCCTATTTACTTGTTGAATGTCAGTTTTAAGATTTTCACTAAGTTGATAATGGACAGATTGGCAAGGGTGTCAAATAAACTGGTTAGTAAAAGCCAAACTGCCTTCATTAAAGGGAGATATATACTAGACGGCGCCGTGATGCTTCATGAAATCATGCATGGATTGAAGAGAAAGAAGATGCAGGGGGTGATACTTAAGATAGACTTCGAGAAGGCGTATGACAGTATAAATTAGGAATTTGTGGAAGAGGTTTTGCAGAAGGCTTTGACACTCGACTGATAAACTAGATTATGAGTACAGTTCAGGGAGGTAAAGTGTGCATCAATGTAAATGGGGTGAATGGTCCGTATTTCAAAACACATAGGGGTCTTAGGCAAGGGGACCCGTTGTCTCCCTTACTCTTAAACCTAGCTATTGACGCGTTGGCGCACATCCTGGACAAAGCGAAAGAGAAGGGGATGATCCAGGGGGAGGGGTGACTTACCTTCAATATGCGGACGACATGGTTATAATGATGGGATGTAACGAACAGTCAATTGTACACACGAAACTTCTGTTGTATTGCTTTGAATGGATGTCGGGGCTCAAAATAAATTATCATAAACGTGAACTAATGGCTTTTGGGGTGGATTCTTTGGAACAACACAAGATAGCCAACATCCTTAACTGCAGAATAGGAGAGCTGCCTATGAAATACTTGGGGCTGCCAATCAGCGACAGCAAAGTGGGGGTTCAGGCTTTTGATGAAAGTGGTAAACAAAATGAGGAAGAAACTACAACCCTGGAAAGGAAAGCACATGTCCTCAAGGGGCAGGCTCACACTGACAAACACATCACTCAGCAGTCTGTGCCGACATATTTAATGGGAATGCTCCTCCTTTATGAAGGGAATCACCAGAAAATGGACAGCATTCGGTCAAGATTCTTCGAAAAAGCTAAGTATCACACAGTGAAATGGGAGAATTTATGCATACCAAAAGACTACGGCGGAATTGGGATAATAAACACTAGATACATGAACAAGTCTTTACTCCTAAAATGGGTCTGGAGGTTGCTGGACAGCGAACTTAATTGGGGGTACTCAGAAGGTAAACAATGGGAAAATTCTGGAAGGGTATTCAGAATGTCAGACATGAACTTAATTGGGGGGTGGTGTTCCAGGTAAACAATATAATGGGAGAAGTGTGCTCTTTTGGCATGATATCTGGCTAACTGCCACTTCCCTCAAAATAGCTTTTCCCAAAGTATACGACTGTCAAAACAGGCTGCAGACTGGGACTGCTATGCAAAGGAAAATCTGGAAAGGAAATCGCAATTGTGTTTTATGTGGGGTACCAGAAGATGTTGACCACATCTTCTTCCAGTGCAAAATAGCCAGCTAGCTTCACCTGGGCTTGCTTCAAAGAAGCCTTGAGTTGGGAAAGGGTCCCAACTGACATAGGGTGTTTGAATTccaagctaaactttagcccctgtcacatcgaatgtttgaacactaattaggagtattaaatataggctaattacaaaactaatttcacaacccctaggttaaatcgcgagacgaatctattaagtctaattagtccatgatttgacaatatggtgctacaataaacattcgctaatgatggattaattaggcttaatagattcatctcacgatttagcctagaggttctgcaattagttttgtaattagctcatgtttagtccttctaattagtatccgaatatccgatgtgacacggactaaactttaacttaggatccaaacaccctataaACTTTTTGCTTTTGCTGTAGTAACTTGGGGACTCTGGACCAGTACTAGAAATAAGATGGCTATTGACAAGCACTTTCCAAAATCGACAAACTAGGTGTTTCTTAAAATCTCTGCTTATCTCCAGAAATGGCGGGTGCTATTGCGAGTCACTGATAGGAGGGTGCTGGACGACTATAGAGCGGATTAAAACAAGGATGGAGGCGTTCTGGCTGAAGCTGAAAGAACAAAGTGTTGTTCCGGCAGGTTGTTTTGGACAGGTATTGTTTTCTGCATGTGAGGTGTGCTCTCGCTGTCACACACATTGTGCCGGCATCATTGAGTGTACAGGTGGAGAAAAACGGAAGATGGTAAAGGACAAGTGTAGTCATCGGACGTCGACTCGTGGATCACGGTGTGCGTGTGCGTCACTGGATGAAGAGAGTCAGATATGATGGGGAATATGGTAGATGCTAGACGTGTTTGCTGTTCCTATTTTTCCAGAGTTTATATAATGAATTGAGCCGATTCGTCGTAAGAAAGAAAACTGATGTAAACAGGTGTGGTGTATAATAATTGAGCCTATTTATCATCTGCAGTATTTTTTTTGTGGATGCAATTAGTAGCTCACATGTGAGTATGTGACCTTAAACATAGTAGTAACATACTCTAACATTACCAGCATGTTCCTTAGAGAAATATAGAAAGAAACTACCAACTTGATACATGAAAATTACTTTTAAACCCTGATTTTCCAAAATATTCAAATAATAATGTGCTTTTGCACCAAAGAACTTGAAATACTTTGATCTCATAGTGGAGATAAATTATGATTTGACAGCTTATAGTTCCTTCAAAGAACATAGTGGAAGCAACTTGCAAGCTGCAGAGCATAAAAATAACAGATTTATAGATGGAAGTAATGTCCATTAGCAGCCAAGAACAGTTCCGTCACGCTAGATAGCATCCATCAGAGCAACAAAGGCATCAGCAAATTGATTGCACCGAGATCCAAGAAACCAAGAGCACAAGGTCACACCAATCCTCAAATCCGCAAGGCACCGCCTCAGATCCACCGTCAAAGCCGGCAGCCCGGCATCAGGTAGCTTCCTTCCCACCGCGCCGGGAGCTCCGAAGCCAAGAAGCCGGCCATGTCGTCGGTCGGCGGCCAGCGCATCACCATCAGCTCCATCTCCTGCCGCGGCGTCAGGGCCTTCGTCCCGTTCCAGAAGCCGCCGCTCTACGCCGCGGTGTccctcggcggccgccgcgagaagacgccgcccgacgccgacggcggcgagaaCCCGGACTGGGACGACGCGGCGTTCGCGTTCGACCtcgacggcgatggcggaggccagcagcagcagctggtggAGTTCGAGGTCAAGGCGCAGGTGCCGCTCCTCGGCCACAAGCTCGTCGGCACGGCAAGCGTGCCGGTGGTCGAcctggcggcgggaggaggaggaggagccggcgacggcgcggcgctgcGGCACGTCAGCTACCAGGTGAGCGCCCCCGACGGCAAGCCGAACGGCACGCTCAGCTTCGCGTACGCCATCAGCGgcggccacgccggcgccggcgcgcgtcCACCGCCGCAGCTCTACCCGGCGCCGGATCAAGATCCGAGCTTTTGCTGCGCGCCTCCGCCGAGCGCGGCGTACCCAGCACCAGCAGTGGCGAGCTTCGCGCCACCGAGCGCCGGGTACCCTCCGCCACCACAGCCGCCGGCTTCCGCTCCTCTCTACCCGCAACTGCAAGACTTGCTTCCGCCGAGCAGCTACCCACCTCACCCACCGCCTAATCCTCAGTACCCATCGCCAAACAGCAgttacccgccgccgccaccaccggccgccgttAATGcatacccgccgccgcccgcgtcaTGTACCGCCTGCCCCGCGCCTCCGCCAGAGCACACCAGCtacccgccgccgtcgacggcggcatacccaccaccaccgccacccgcgTCTTGCGCCGCCTGTCCGGCGCCCCCGGCACAGTACGCCAgctacccgccgccgccgccatcgaccGCCTACCCGCCGGCACCGCCGAGCGGTTACCCAACACCACCACAGGCgtacccaccaccaccacaggcGTCCAATTTGACCCCTCCGGCCAGCAcctacccgccgccgccggaattaGGCTCGGCCTACCCATTCTATCCAAGGTCGGGGCCTTCGCCTCCGCCGAGCACGGTGGACCGTGCACTGCCGTACTACCCGGCGCCTCCCGGCGGCTCGTACTACCCTCCGCCGGGGACACGGCACCCCGAGGTCAACGGCGCGGGCAGGACGCCGCACTACTACCCACCGCCGGGGAGTAGGTACCCGTAGGAGGAATAAATTCGGAGGAACAATCTGGAGCGAAAAACTGTGATGACTGAGACTGACAATGATGTTTCCAATAGTGTTTTTTTTCCgtcaatttttttgttttttaaggATTCATTTCGTTTTCTCTGAACCGGTGAATACTATACCGCGCGCTCTCTCTCTTGCATAATTAGTCCATAGGTTTGGTTAGCATAATTCGTCACCGAAATTgtttaaaggaaaaaaaattcaaattggTCCCTTGAAGTAGTGAAAATCTAGATAATACCTAACCAACTTACCCCCAAACTATGTTATTTGGTTCAACTTAATTTGTCCTTTTTATTCtctttgaattttaatttgagactttACAGGTTGTAGTGGACTCATAatctaaataaaaaatattttaagaatttttcatcattattttatatataattttatatcttaaggataaattttattattaaatatcctaccctaCCAAAATAATGATAAAGATTCgtgatatatttttctattaTGATGTCTactatcatcttgcaaaatttaaactTAAGATTCTACTTGTGcacggagaaaaaaaagataaattatgtaaatgggtaaattgaaccaaatggcaTAGTTTAAGGGTAAACTGAACCAATAATACTTTAGGGATTATCCTGGTTATACTTGAACGGagtaatttggattttttttctttgtttaaatGCTAGTGCTAATGCTTCTTTTGCGACATCTTCACCTATCCTGAAATTTGACATAATCAAATCTGAGACGTGGGGTAGCGATACTATAGTTGTGTTGGTAGTGAGAATTGTTTTATTTCGGACGAGCCTTTGGTTGGCAGTTTGTCGCCGCAACCGCCTCTCTGTCAGAAAGCTAGAGCAAGCTCAACGACCAGGTAGTGACTAGCGAGAGGATGGGACTTTTTGAGCCGGTAGGAAACACAATCCCAAGAGATAGATAAAAGAAACATACAGCCCAAATAGACAAATCAGAAACGAAGGCCCATGGGCTACTAGTAGCAAGGCGATACTGGGAAACCTACCCAACTTCAGATTCGTGCAAAAATAATACCACCTCTCAGATGCAACCCCCATTCCCCCAACCCTAGCTTCGCTCCTATCAATGGCCGCCGCCAACGAGCTTAAGCTGCACCCACAGCCCCTTCGCCACCGCTCACGCCCCTCGACTCCTTTGGCCGTGCACATGGCCATCGGTGTAATGCTCCAGCCCAATATACTATAGTAGTTGAAGTTGTTGGCCTTATGTGAACCAATTGTGGTTGTAGTTGGTgggtttagtaccaccttggaaGTTTAAGGGGGTGGGTCAGCTTATAATCCTTATCGCTCCAAATGTAGAACCTCCGGATTAACCCTTTTACAAGAAGtaaggacgaaagtgtaagagATGTGCTATGCGTATGTGGACCCGTTCCATGTGAATAGCTGGTCCGTAAGCAAATTTTGGATGTTACAGATGGTATCAGAGCATGAACCCTCGCTGCATATGCGCGTGTGCACGTGGCTAGGCCTGCGGCACGGCCGTGTACCGAGGTGTGGTTATGGGAGTTTGATGCGTATGTGGTGAGCTGCGAGGGCGTCAACCCTTTAGGTGGGGTGAATGTAATACCCCAGCCCAATATACAATAGTAGTTGAAGTTGTTGGCCCATGTGGCTCAATTGTGGTTGTAGTTGGTgggtttagtaccaccttagAAGTTTAGAACCTTTATCGCTCCAAATAGCATATCCcagttaacccttttacacgaagcgaggatgaaagtgtaagagAAGTGATATGCGTATGCGGGCCCATTCCACGTGAGGAGCTGGACCAAAAGTAGATTTTGGAGCAGGTGTTACATCTGGCCTGCCCCACACATTCCCCCAGCCACGCCCGTGGCCGCAGCCTTCCGCAAGCGCACCTCGAGCAAAGCCCGCTAGCTGGCTGCGCTCGCGGACTGGCCACGCCTGCCGGCCTGCCTCTTGCATGCCAGCGCCAATGTCGGAGAAGACGAAGCCATaacttattattttttttcaaatgttgGTGTAGGTATAGATAAATGTTGAATTCATTTGTCCAAAATGTTAAAATAGGttgtgaaaaatgttgaaagttgtattttaaaaaaataattgatatgtgttttcgaaaaatgttgaatctagtagttctaaatgttgatctatttctcaaaaaatgttgaatatatcTTTTGAAATGTTGATGTTTAGATACCTAATTTGGGTTTAATGGACTTTAAAACCATAATGCTTAATCAACTTGCAGAACCGGCGTTGCTGCGTTGGTTTGATAATAATCTTTGTTCTCCCATCTGATCACAACAGAGGAAGTAGATAATAAGCGTTGTTCTGATCACAACAGCTAGAGACGGCCACAGTCATAGTTGGCCTGGAACTGTGACTGGCTGCCTAGAACAGCTAAGATGGCCTTGCAGACCATCTTCTTGACAAGCGACTTCGCCCAAGCAAGGTTCCAACAACGAAAGACTCGAGCGACAGCCTCGCCACCCTCGGTCTCCTCTCCCGGACGTACACATCCCAATCGCCGCGCTGATCTTCTCATGCAGTCCATGGTCACCAGTCGCCATTGCTGCCGCATCGACGCCTCCCGGCGGCACGGCCAGCGACAGCGACCGGGCGAGCACGACGGCGCCTCCCTGCCCGTTGAACGGGCCCATGACGTGCATGGCGTCACCGGCCACCGTCACGGCGCCCCTCTGAAACCGGCCGAGCACCAGCCGCCAGGGAGGCCGGTACCACATCCTGGTCAGGATCGTTAGGGACTCCGGGTCGCTGCGCTGCACCGTCTCCGCGATCTCGGCAGGGCACTGGCTCTCCAGGAGCTTCCGGAGAGCATAATCTATATTGCCTCTGTTCGCGTCCTTGGTGGCCTCTAGAATCATCACAATTCAAAATCACGAGATTTGAAACTTTTTTGAGTTTTGTGAGTGCTATAATGAGCAGGTCAGATAGGAGTGCGACAAGCTTGATTGTAATGTGAAGCTGAGCTGAAAAGGCCGTTCTCTTTATATGTACCTTTAGATGGAATGGACAGGTTCATGTAGAAATGGACAATGTTTTCGGTGATGGGTATCTGTCCGAAAGCGTAGCCTTTGCCCAAAATGTGCAGGTACTCGGATCCAAATGGATGCCCTTTAGGGTAGCTTGCCAACCCCAGGATGCCCAGACAGGGATGCTATGAGGGCCTGCTGAGCCCTAAGAATTTAGCTACCACTGAGTTCGCCCCATCGCACCCAATCAGAACCTGCTAGGAGTCAGTATTAAGATAAACGAAACGAACCTGTTGATACATCATCATCGTTGCACACGGAACAGGTAATCTGATGATATGATTACCTTGGCCTTCATGGTGCTGCCATCAACCGTGGTCAGAACGGCTCCATGGCTGCTGGGATCTGCCGCGTCGATTGCGGCGATGCGACAGCCGAAGCGGATTGCCCGTGCAGGCCTGCAGGTAGGTGCTTGGCCAGAGTCTCCACGAGGTCCTTCCTTCTCAAGCATCGAAGTTCCTTCCTAGCAACCATGCGTTACTTGGTGACAACGCTAACACTAttaagttgcatgcaccactCAGTTCAATTCAAAAATTTAAGATGATGAGGAAAGATGGACAGTTCACTGTACTCCAA
This genomic window from Setaria viridis chromosome 8, Setaria_viridis_v4.0, whole genome shotgun sequence contains:
- the LOC117834441 gene encoding uncharacterized protein; amino-acid sequence: MSSVGGQRITISSISCRGVRAFVPFQKPPLYAAVSLGGRREKTPPDADGGENPDWDDAAFAFDLDGDGGGQQQQLVEFEVKAQVPLLGHKLVGTASVPVVDLAAGGGGGAGDGAALRHVSYQVSAPDGKPNGTLSFAYAISGGHAGAGARPPPQLYPAPDQDPSFCCAPPPSAAYPAPAVASFAPPSAGYPPPPQPPASAPLYPQLQDLLPPSSYPPHPPPNPQYPSPNSSYPPPPPPAAVNAYPPPPASCTACPAPPPEHTSYPPPSTAAYPPPPPPASCAACPAPPAQYASYPPPPPSTAYPPAPPSGYPTPPQAYPPPPQASNLTPPASTYPPPPELGSAYPFYPRSGPSPPPSTVDRALPYYPAPPGGSYYPPPGTRHPEVNGAGRTPHYYPPPGSRYP